Proteins encoded by one window of Seriola aureovittata isolate HTS-2021-v1 ecotype China chromosome 4, ASM2101889v1, whole genome shotgun sequence:
- the LOC130168203 gene encoding cytochrome c oxidase subunit 7A2, mitochondrial yields MNHLLKVPLLAGRAFSSSARQLRNRVPEAQKLFQEDNGLPVHLKGGTRDVLLYRVTMTLTIAGTCYSLYWLLTASMPQKKA; encoded by the exons ATGAATCATCTTCTG AAAGTTCCACTTCTGGCCGGCCGTGCCTTCAGCAGCTCCGCCAGACAGCTGAGGAACAGAGTCCCAGAGGCCCAGAAACTCTTCCAG GAGGACAATGGACTGCCAGTCCACCTCAAGGGTGGAACGCGTGACGTCCTGCTCTACCGGGTGACCATGACTCTAACTATCGCAG GAACCTGTTACTCTCTGTACTGGCTGCTCACGGCTTCCATGCCTCAGAAGAAGGCATAG